A window from Theobroma cacao cultivar B97-61/B2 chromosome 3, Criollo_cocoa_genome_V2, whole genome shotgun sequence encodes these proteins:
- the LOC18605102 gene encoding uncharacterized protein LOC18605102, producing MSNSAAQTLDDESRPSDQGPHNQLREDQQAQEWETLARAWVSAFPEAKAVNVSQVEVWIDSNFGSLPADLQSMPRSELIDRLLSIQNYLRFPSQSQEKEPSQPDLPPARFQRTDQWIPVYSWLESLDTDEVVKSKDISDWLNENPQVKDQLCSRHSRYHLMHYIKKCHLKIIKRREKKVGLQPSNKETALKVRKDVVAKQPAPVLSNPLNNLPKDSDLYLAKRNEALHKYEILLELEKKLSPMFSSKK from the exons ATGTCGAACTCAGCAGCACAAACCCTAGACGACGAATCTAGACCGTCCGATCAAGGCCCTCACAATCAGCTCCGCGAAGACCAACAGGCTCAAGAATGGGAGACCCTAGCTCGTGCCTGGGTGAGCGCATTCCCAGAAGCAAAAGCCGTAAACGTGAGCCAAGTCGAAGTCTGGATCGACTCCAACTTCGGCTCCTTACCAGCCGACCTCCAATCCATGCCACGATCTGAGCTCATCGACAGACTCCTCTCAATCCAAAATTACCTGAGATTTCCCTCCCAGTCCCAG GAAAAAGAACCCAGTCAGCCTGATCTTCCACCGGCTCGGTTTCAGCGCACTGATCAGTGGATACCGGTCTATTCATGGTTAGAATCTTTGGATACAGATGAAGTGGTTAAATCTAAGGATATTTCAGATTGGTTAAATGAGAACCCACAAGTCAAGGACCAATTATGCTCTAGACATTCTCGGTACCATTTGATGCACTACATAAAAAAGTGCCATTTAAAGATAATAAAGAGGAGGGAAAAGAAG GTTGGTTTGCAGCCCTCTAATAAAGAAACTGCTTTGAAAGTTCGGAAGGATGTAGTGGCAAAACAACCTGCACCAGTGCTAA GCAATCCTTTAAACAATTTACCCAAAGATAGTGACCTCTACTTGGCAAAACGAAATGAAGCTTTACACAAATATGAGAT CTTATTGGAGTTGGAGAAGAAGCTTTCCCCTATGTTCTCAAGCAAGAAATGA
- the LOC18605103 gene encoding serine/threonine-protein kinase rio1 — translation MSKVEEKPEDAPNEAAEYEEEEEDLSWSSDSEIGEALDYLDSKDDDESVDGAFSLNSRRPNAHGGLHSRPNSSALQPLSNRNQKFSNHIRASPLEEWEGRLNVGMSNSVTTAIRESVREMAIGKIKTTEKADRATVEQAIDPRTRMVLFKMLNRGVFHDINGCISTGKEANVYHATKSDGRELAIKVYKTSVLVFKDRDRYVQGDYRFRYGYCKHNPRKMVKTWAEKEMRNLMRLKAAGIRCPTPFLLRLHVLVMEFIGKAGWAAPRLKDASLSLDKLRECYVEMILAMRTLYQKCKLVHGDLSEYNILYFEGHLYIIDVSQAVDLDHPHALDFLREDCVHVSDFFKKHGVAVMTIRELFDFIVDPTITDDSVDSYLEEVQQKILARGDMSVEDEIADSVFVQSYIPKALDHVKNAEEDVIRITSGKDTADLYYKTITGLKEALPKVHSSPAEQQQQDANTRPLERSSIDPAGGSNYQESESEAESASDSETGGDEENLSGSEEEGPSPDNVAQAPVDKRAARKENKKKVKEEKREARKTKVPKAVKKRKKKLAKAHKTR, via the exons ATGTCTAAAGTAGAGGAGAAACCAGAAGACGCACCAAACGAAGCTGCGGAATatgaagaagaggaagaagatcTTTCGTGGTCATCCGACTCTGAAATCGGCGAGGCATTGGACTATTTGGACTCCAAGGACGACGACGAGTCCGTCGACGGTGCTTTCTCGCTCAATTCGAGGCGGCCCAACGCTCACGGTGGGCTGCACTCGCGGCCCAACTCATCCGCTCTTCAGCCTCTCTCCAACCGTAACCAGAAGTTCTCTAATCATATTCGAGCTTCCCCTTTAGAG GAGTGGGAAGGGAGGTTAAATGTTGGAATGTCGAATTCCGTTACAACTGCAATTCGTGAAAGTGTTCGAGAAATGGCCATtggtaaaattaaaactactGAGAAAGCCGATCGTGCTACTGTTGAGCAG GCTATTGATCCGAGAACTCGAATGGTTCTGTTTAAAATGCTGAACCGAGGCGTGTTTCATGATATCAATGGCTGCATATCAACTGGCAAAGAG GCAAATGTATATCATGCAACAAAATCTGATGGTCGGGAACTAGCAATCAAAGTTTACAAGACTTCTGTTTTGGTTTTCAA GGATCGAGATCGATATGTACAAGGTGATTATCGATTCAGATATGGATATTGTAAgcacaatcctagaaaaatggTGAAGACGTGGGCTGAGAAAGAAATGAGGAATCTTATGAG GCTCAAGGCTGCAGGAATTAGGTGCCCGACTCCATTTCTTTTGAGACTTCATGTTCTGGTCATGGAATTCATAG GAAAAGCTGGTTGGGCTGCACCTCGTCTTAAAGATGCTTCATTATCTTTAGACAAGTTACGTGAATGTTATGTAGAG ATGATACTTGCAATGCGGACATTATATCAAAAGTGCAAACTAGTGCATGGCGATCTCAGTGAATATAACATACTTTACTTTGAG GGTCACTTGTACATAATTGATGTCTCTCAAGCAGTTGATCTTGACCATCCACATGCCCTGGATTTCTTACGTGAAGATTGTGTTCATGTTTCt GATTTCTTTAAGAAACATGGTGTAGCTGTCATGACAATACGAGAATTATTTGATTTCATAGTGGATCCAACTATTACAGATGACTCTGTGGATAGTTATTTGGAGGAG gttcagcAAAAGATTTTGGCAAGAGGAGATATGTCTGTGGAGGATGAAATTGCGGACTCTGTGTTTGTGCAG tCATATATTCCAAAGGCACTGGATCATGTCAAGAATGCTGAGGAAGATGTAATACGAATAACAAGTGGCAAGGACACTGCAGACTTATATTATAAGACTATTACAGGACTAAAGGAGGCTCTCCCAAAAGTTCATTCTTCACCAGCGGAGCAGCAGCAGCAGGATGCTAACACAAGACCTTTAGAAAGGTCCTCCATTGATCCAGCTGGCGGTTCTAATTATCAGGAGAGTGAGTCTGAAGCTGAGTCTGCATCTGATTCTGAAACAGGTGGGGATGAAGAGAACTTGAGTGGCTCAGAAGAGGAGGGTCCCTCACCTGACAATGTGGCGCAGGCTCCTGTTGATAAGAGAGCAGCtagaaaagagaataaaaagaaagtcaaagaGGAGAAGAGGGAGGCTCGAAAGACCAAAGTGCCAAAAGCtgtaaagaaaagaaagaagaaattggCCAAAGCACACAAGACCAGGTAG